One genomic window of Candidatus Pseudobacter hemicellulosilyticus includes the following:
- a CDS encoding zinc-dependent metalloprotease: protein MMTTKRWTLLLIGLSMANGALWAQKAAASRQPADTTKKGAVAETPYSRLFKGKTVSTRQGMITLHKVEGKLYFEFPVKLLDRDMLLGSVAEAVSHSEEVAAGEQAHDPLAIFFSQIDSTIYIRKSLFAVRTTAADSSLQRALNKNNINPMMAAFKVLAVSPDSQSLVFDATAFFVSGNADMDPFMPVGGLYSRRTSFKAESSLLNDIAAFDDNISISSYLTFGISKTFFGFSTAEDMPSTILMKRSLMLLPETPMRPRYNDPRIGVFPTEYTQFSGTDNGVKQVYFANRWRLEPKDEAAFRRGEKVEPVKPVLFYIDNKFPASWLPGIRQGVEEWNKAFEQIGFKNAIVTQLYPVGDPNFDPNNIKYNCIKYAPNMTQNAMGPSWVDPRSGEILNASVYVYHGIADVLGEWLFIQTAAADPRVRTRNIPQDIMTRGIRYVLAHEIGHTLGLMHNMGASAAFPVDSLRSPSFTKQYGTTPSIMDYARFNFVAQPGDYERGVQLTPPELGVYDYYAIHWLYAPVPDAATAEAEVPVLDKWISDKITDPMYRYGKQQVSGNLDPSALTEDLGDDQVKSTRYAIQNLQYLMKHMSGWVAKDDPDYSYRTQVNFSIINIHFYWHWMHVLHNIGGIYLYEKYEHDPFPAYKVVPRKTQQESVRFLLESLENLDWMNDPGFEQNITALNGDASDYLRAVLFPYMMRFVANIGLSEAKADADPYTQAACVADVFDYVWGEARAGKKPTAEKLSMQSTLVQVLINGSRVKAQPGAGPRALSEQAPEELALQQLEMQARQRSLQHEPVRNLPLLYNQDHGSVSGFEFMPRVKYQAGDISHVYYQWLLQTKGTLETLIPRFSGDTKLQYQYLLLQINKALKV, encoded by the coding sequence ATGATGACTACCAAGCGTTGGACCCTGCTGCTGATCGGCCTCTCCATGGCGAATGGCGCCTTATGGGCGCAAAAAGCCGCTGCCTCCAGGCAGCCCGCAGATACTACAAAAAAAGGGGCTGTTGCAGAAACTCCTTATAGCCGTTTGTTCAAAGGGAAAACGGTCAGTACCCGGCAGGGGATGATCACCCTGCATAAAGTGGAGGGGAAACTCTATTTCGAATTTCCTGTAAAGCTGCTGGACAGGGATATGCTGCTGGGCTCCGTAGCAGAGGCGGTAAGCCATTCGGAAGAAGTAGCGGCCGGCGAGCAGGCCCATGATCCCCTGGCCATCTTCTTTTCGCAGATAGATTCTACCATCTATATCCGTAAAAGTCTTTTTGCCGTCAGGACCACAGCGGCCGACAGCAGCCTGCAGCGGGCGCTGAACAAGAACAATATCAATCCCATGATGGCGGCTTTCAAAGTGCTGGCGGTTTCGCCGGACAGCCAGTCGCTGGTGTTTGATGCTACCGCTTTCTTTGTAAGCGGTAATGCTGACATGGATCCTTTTATGCCCGTGGGCGGCCTGTATTCCCGCAGGACCTCCTTCAAAGCGGAGAGCTCCCTGCTGAATGATATTGCCGCCTTTGACGATAATATCTCCATTTCCAGCTACCTGACCTTTGGCATCAGCAAGACCTTCTTCGGTTTCTCTACTGCAGAAGATATGCCCAGTACCATCCTGATGAAACGCTCGCTGATGCTGCTGCCGGAAACGCCCATGCGGCCCCGGTACAATGACCCGCGGATTGGCGTATTCCCCACGGAATACACGCAGTTCTCCGGTACGGACAATGGGGTGAAGCAGGTGTATTTTGCCAATCGCTGGCGCCTGGAACCCAAGGATGAAGCTGCTTTCCGGCGGGGCGAAAAAGTGGAGCCGGTAAAACCTGTCCTGTTCTATATTGACAATAAGTTCCCGGCTTCCTGGTTGCCCGGCATCCGCCAGGGTGTGGAAGAATGGAACAAGGCATTTGAGCAAATTGGTTTTAAAAATGCCATTGTTACGCAGTTGTATCCCGTCGGCGATCCCAACTTCGACCCCAATAATATCAAATACAACTGCATCAAGTATGCGCCCAATATGACGCAGAACGCCATGGGACCCTCCTGGGTGGATCCCCGCTCCGGCGAGATCCTGAATGCTTCTGTGTATGTATACCACGGCATTGCCGATGTGCTGGGCGAGTGGCTGTTTATACAGACTGCTGCTGCCGATCCGCGCGTGCGCACCCGCAATATTCCGCAGGATATCATGACCCGGGGCATCCGCTATGTGCTGGCGCATGAAATTGGTCATACGCTCGGCCTGATGCACAATATGGGCGCCAGCGCCGCCTTCCCGGTGGACTCCCTGCGCTCGCCGTCTTTTACAAAACAATACGGCACCACACCCAGTATCATGGACTATGCCCGCTTCAATTTTGTGGCGCAGCCGGGCGATTATGAACGTGGTGTTCAGCTGACGCCGCCGGAACTGGGCGTGTATGATTATTATGCCATTCACTGGTTGTATGCACCTGTTCCGGACGCGGCTACTGCCGAGGCGGAAGTGCCGGTACTGGATAAATGGATCAGTGACAAGATCACCGATCCCATGTATCGCTACGGTAAACAGCAGGTGAGTGGTAACCTGGATCCCAGCGCCCTGACGGAAGACCTGGGGGACGACCAGGTGAAGTCTACCCGCTATGCCATACAGAACCTGCAATACCTGATGAAGCATATGAGCGGCTGGGTGGCGAAGGATGATCCTGATTACAGTTATCGTACCCAGGTGAATTTCAGCATCATCAATATCCATTTCTACTGGCACTGGATGCATGTGCTGCACAATATCGGCGGTATCTACCTGTATGAAAAATATGAGCATGATCCATTCCCGGCCTATAAAGTGGTGCCCCGTAAAACGCAACAGGAATCTGTTCGTTTTCTGCTGGAAAGCCTGGAAAACCTGGACTGGATGAATGATCCGGGTTTTGAGCAGAACATCACTGCGCTCAATGGAGATGCTTCCGATTACCTGCGTGCTGTACTCTTTCCCTATATGATGCGTTTTGTGGCCAATATCGGACTGAGCGAAGCCAAGGCGGATGCCGATCCCTATACCCAGGCAGCATGTGTGGCGGATGTTTTTGATTATGTATGGGGAGAAGCGCGGGCCGGCAAAAAGCCTACAGCGGAAAAACTGAGTATGCAGAGTACGCTGGTGCAGGTATTGATCAATGGCTCCCGCGTGAAGGCGCAACCGGGAGCAGGTCCCAGGGCTTTGTCTGAACAGGCCCCTGAGGAACTGGCCCTGCAACAGTTGGAAATGCAGGCCCGGCAACGCAGCCTGCAGCATGAGCCGGTAAGGAACCTGCCGCTCCTGTACAACCAGGACCATGGATCCGTTAGTGGCTTTGAGTTTATGCCGCGGGTAAAATACCAGGCCGGTGATATCTCCCATGTCTACTACCAGTGGCTGCTGCAAACAAAGGGTACGCTGGAAACGCTGATCCCCAGGTTTAGCGGTGATACTAAACTGCAATACCAATACCTGTTACTACAGATCAATAAAGCATTGAAAGTATAA
- a CDS encoding zinc-dependent metalloprotease produces MNTRALLLFICLILAGAATDTQAQSRKKKEKQKKEQQAARDKAVKDSLAKITPYERLLKDPQKTAKGLMNLYYVKSKLYLELPMSLMGKNLLLASTISEISDNYDGIVGSKQNPMQVQFSKVDSSILLRKIETGTITPASDTTIQQALDINSIGAIIKVFPVQAYNKDRSTAVIDVTEYFAGDVKELSPFGIFSVYGAYGLKSTPSFKRDRSFIGEIKSFSDNVMIKSHLSYETSIGDGKRTLVKDNPFTAVMTRTFVLLPEQPLRPRVADSRIGIFTTSKNQLSDAVNRTEAVYFANRWRLEPKDAAAYQRGELVEPVQPIIFYVDSDFPQSWKQPIKKAVEDWQLTFEKIGFKNAILALDYPKGDSSFDPDNIKYNCIRYSPVPVANAMGPSWVDPRTGEIINASVYVFHDIVRLLNNWIFVQTAPANKAVRHKELPEKERQEGIQYVVRHEIGHCLGFMHNMGSSASIPVDSLRSPSFTQQYGTTHSIMDYARFNYVAQPGDLEKGVALNPPQFGLYDYYLVKWNYAWFPASVSAADEKATLAKWITDRSGDPRYRYGAQGLQSVDPHSQTEDLGDDAVQASLYGISNLKYIIKNLNSWVGPEDKDYTYRQEIWENVLSQYVRYINHVLNNIGGIYLHEKYEGDPVPFFQSVPRQQQVKAFRFLLDQLADLDWLEDKALLENMTLTGTPATVLRSQVVEALLNMPGRVNLSASKSTEANPFAPKEVMDNLYSFVWKKTSAGQLPNKAEKDVQKAYVAAIIKESKLAPSGAGDASAITDDAFTGIQLPGLHMADGCAHTELPGKAAFGAADPISGFRSLSINFNRAPALESLYYAKILATRQLLTAAVARTADKETAMHYRLLLHQIEKALK; encoded by the coding sequence ATGAATACAAGAGCGTTGTTATTGTTCATTTGCCTTATCCTGGCCGGCGCCGCTACAGACACACAGGCGCAGAGCCGGAAGAAAAAAGAAAAACAAAAAAAAGAACAGCAGGCGGCCCGGGATAAAGCCGTTAAGGACAGCCTGGCTAAGATCACCCCTTATGAGCGCCTCCTGAAAGATCCCCAGAAAACGGCCAAAGGGCTCATGAACCTCTACTATGTCAAGAGCAAGCTTTACCTGGAACTGCCTATGTCCCTCATGGGTAAGAACCTGCTCCTGGCCTCTACCATCTCCGAGATCAGTGATAACTACGATGGGATTGTGGGCTCCAAACAAAATCCCATGCAGGTGCAGTTCAGCAAAGTGGACTCCAGCATCCTGCTCCGTAAAATTGAGACCGGCACCATCACGCCCGCCTCTGATACCACTATCCAGCAGGCGCTGGATATCAACAGCATTGGCGCCATCATCAAAGTATTCCCTGTACAGGCCTATAATAAGGACCGGTCTACAGCGGTCATTGATGTAACCGAATATTTTGCCGGCGACGTAAAAGAATTATCGCCCTTCGGCATCTTCAGCGTTTATGGCGCTTACGGGCTGAAGAGTACACCCTCCTTTAAAAGAGATCGTTCCTTTATCGGTGAGATCAAATCTTTCTCCGACAACGTGATGATCAAAAGCCATCTCTCTTACGAAACTTCTATAGGCGATGGCAAACGCACCCTGGTCAAGGACAATCCCTTCACAGCGGTGATGACCCGCACTTTTGTCCTGCTGCCTGAGCAGCCCCTGCGCCCGCGCGTAGCGGATTCCCGTATTGGCATCTTCACCACCAGCAAGAACCAGCTGTCCGATGCAGTGAACCGCACAGAAGCTGTTTACTTCGCCAATCGCTGGCGCCTGGAGCCCAAAGATGCGGCGGCCTACCAGCGCGGTGAGCTGGTAGAACCGGTCCAGCCCATCATCTTCTATGTGGACAGTGATTTCCCCCAGTCCTGGAAACAGCCTATCAAAAAGGCGGTGGAAGACTGGCAGCTGACCTTTGAAAAGATCGGGTTTAAAAATGCCATCCTGGCGCTGGATTACCCCAAAGGCGATAGCAGCTTTGATCCCGATAATATCAAATACAACTGTATCCGCTATTCGCCCGTACCGGTGGCCAATGCCATGGGTCCCTCCTGGGTAGATCCCCGTACCGGTGAGATCATCAATGCTTCAGTATACGTGTTCCATGATATTGTACGCCTGCTGAACAACTGGATCTTTGTACAGACGGCGCCCGCCAACAAAGCAGTACGTCATAAAGAACTGCCGGAAAAAGAAAGACAGGAAGGCATCCAGTATGTAGTGCGCCACGAGATCGGCCACTGCCTGGGCTTTATGCACAATATGGGTTCATCTGCATCTATACCGGTGGACTCCCTTCGCTCACCCTCTTTTACGCAACAATACGGCACTACCCATTCCATTATGGATTATGCCCGCTTCAATTATGTGGCGCAGCCCGGCGACCTGGAAAAAGGCGTTGCCCTAAACCCGCCACAATTTGGCCTCTACGATTACTACCTGGTGAAATGGAACTATGCCTGGTTTCCGGCTTCCGTTTCCGCCGCCGATGAAAAAGCAACACTGGCAAAATGGATCACTGACAGGTCCGGCGATCCCCGCTACCGTTACGGGGCGCAGGGCCTGCAGAGTGTAGATCCGCATTCACAGACGGAAGACCTGGGCGATGACGCCGTACAGGCCTCGCTGTATGGGATCAGCAACCTGAAGTACATCATTAAGAACCTGAACAGCTGGGTAGGACCTGAGGACAAGGATTATACGTACCGCCAGGAGATCTGGGAAAATGTTTTGTCGCAGTACGTCCGCTACATCAACCATGTCCTCAACAATATCGGCGGTATTTACCTGCATGAAAAATATGAGGGAGATCCGGTTCCTTTTTTCCAGTCGGTACCCCGACAGCAGCAGGTAAAAGCATTCCGCTTCCTGCTGGACCAGCTGGCAGACCTGGATTGGCTGGAAGATAAAGCCCTGCTGGAGAACATGACCCTCACCGGAACGCCGGCCACCGTGCTGCGCTCACAGGTAGTGGAAGCCTTGCTGAACATGCCCGGTCGCGTGAACCTGTCCGCCAGCAAATCCACCGAAGCCAATCCTTTTGCACCGAAAGAAGTGATGGATAACCTCTACAGCTTTGTCTGGAAAAAGACCAGCGCGGGCCAGTTGCCCAACAAGGCAGAAAAAGATGTGCAGAAAGCCTATGTGGCGGCCATCATCAAGGAATCCAAACTGGCGCCTTCAGGTGCTGGTGACGCCAGCGCCATTACGGATGATGCCTTCACGGGCATTCAGCTGCCTGGCCTGCATATGGCCGATGGTTGCGCTCATACAGAACTGCCCGGCAAAGCTGCTTTCGGCGCTGCCGATCCCATTTCCGGTTTCCGTTCCCTCAGCATCAATTTCAACAGGGCGCCGGCACTGGAAAGCCTGTACTATGCCAAAATACTGGCTACCCGGCAACTGCTGACCGCGGCTGTGGCCCGGACTGCCGATAAGGAAACGGCCATGCACTACCGCCTCCTGTTACACCAGATTGAAAAAGCTCTTAAATAA
- a CDS encoding PKD-like family lipoprotein codes for MQSTYKTFLLALIAAICLLPACRKDESSMDSNKIPGVVIDTTGQGTLSVYQFTNLVVTPNLTTTGLSEADLSYEWKINSRPMVNEFEVISTERDLNEEIRLRPITGSIGYKLVLTVTDKKNDLNYIMSWPVIVRNNIGEGLLVASTLDNQHTDISHIMSPEVTTDYTGVSVKHQVYSSINGDLIDGLVKQMRYIKFFGVDGYFAITDNSIIRINSLDQTFSAKDATLFFAPYSPIHPQSMSGVYQSDIFIINNRFTYTNLGASRAIGAPYDNEFTVPAQVAVNPNNSNFTYTPVTSINFYDEVRGHFVYLQTILPFGGDTKMYAHPSTAGAFNAGNLPNKQNLAAGYTVDRGFLHVLKDKTSGKTEAYLFKEGTDDVPAPVPDVVIDLSSAPGIGEATKFVIMDDQKVLYYATPTKIYAMMYSTSTPVFEERYTIPAGEQLTTLQVYQDPTYPVSWDPFIATNNRQLIMSTYGTEGKVYILPIRNLGAGNIDVPNIKTFTGFGRITAIGTQK; via the coding sequence ATGCAGTCAACATATAAAACTTTTCTCCTGGCGCTGATAGCAGCTATCTGCCTGCTTCCCGCATGCCGGAAGGATGAAAGCTCAATGGATTCTAATAAAATACCCGGTGTGGTCATTGATACCACAGGGCAGGGGACACTCAGTGTTTACCAGTTCACCAACCTGGTAGTGACCCCCAATCTGACAACCACCGGTCTGTCGGAAGCCGACCTGAGCTATGAATGGAAGATCAACAGCAGGCCCATGGTCAATGAATTTGAAGTGATCAGCACCGAAAGGGACCTGAATGAAGAGATCCGCCTGCGGCCTATTACAGGCAGTATTGGCTATAAGCTGGTGCTGACCGTAACAGACAAAAAGAACGACCTCAATTATATAATGAGCTGGCCGGTCATTGTCCGGAACAATATCGGCGAAGGCCTGCTGGTGGCCAGCACCCTGGACAACCAGCATACGGATATCAGCCATATCATGTCACCGGAAGTGACCACAGACTATACCGGCGTGTCCGTTAAGCACCAGGTATACTCCTCCATCAATGGTGACCTGATCGACGGCCTGGTCAAACAGATGCGCTATATCAAGTTCTTTGGGGTGGACGGCTATTTTGCCATCACGGATAATTCCATTATCCGGATCAACAGCCTGGACCAGACTTTTTCTGCAAAGGACGCCACCCTGTTCTTTGCCCCTTACAGTCCTATCCACCCGCAGTCCATGAGCGGCGTTTACCAGAGCGATATCTTTATTATCAATAACCGCTTCACCTATACCAACCTGGGCGCTTCCCGGGCTATAGGAGCGCCTTATGATAATGAATTTACCGTACCCGCACAGGTGGCTGTCAACCCGAACAACAGCAATTTTACCTATACGCCTGTTACGTCCATCAATTTTTATGATGAGGTCAGAGGGCATTTTGTATATCTCCAGACCATCCTGCCCTTCGGCGGGGATACTAAAATGTATGCCCATCCTTCCACCGCAGGCGCTTTCAATGCCGGTAACCTGCCCAATAAGCAGAACCTGGCTGCGGGGTATACTGTGGACAGGGGCTTCCTGCATGTGCTGAAAGACAAGACCTCCGGTAAAACGGAAGCGTATCTCTTCAAAGAAGGAACAGATGATGTCCCGGCCCCGGTGCCTGACGTGGTGATTGACCTGAGCAGCGCCCCAGGCATTGGCGAGGCCACCAAATTCGTGATCATGGACGACCAGAAAGTGCTGTATTATGCCACCCCCACCAAGATCTATGCTATGATGTACAGCACTTCAACACCTGTATTTGAAGAACGCTATACCATCCCGGCAGGGGAGCAGCTGACCACGCTGCAGGTTTACCAGGACCCCACGTATCCTGTATCCTGGGATCCATTTATTGCTACCAATAACCGGCAGCTGATCATGTCCACTTATGGTACTGAAGGCAAGGTGTATATCCTGCCTATCCGGAACCTGGGCGCCGGCAATATTGATGTGCCCAATATCAAGACCTTTACCGGTTTTGGCCGTATCACGGCTATCGGTACACAGAAATAA
- a CDS encoding RagB/SusD family nutrient uptake outer membrane protein, which produces MKTLQYMVAGLLLLASASSCKKGWLDVTPSNQIKAEDQFNSEAGFKDALMGVYIGMTASELYGRDMSWNLPDLMAQQYNALQEGSRDYDIQLYNYRTIRSIPKVEAFWNKTYNLIANTNSALEYIDKNRSVLNPVSYSIIKGELLGLRAFLHFDLLRLFGYGNLANRPELSGKQAIPYVTVLSKDMTAQRSFPETFALLQKDINEAIELLKEDPITGNHASSYYAVVNRDGFYNNRQQRMNYYAVKALQARAYLWQGGAANLAAAAAVAEEVISQSPAELISVDNSPSTDKFFQPEHLFTLNVSAFINIINPSLVAVLATDVNALFLQTATAESLYEANTAGIGNVDKRFNTMLSSQPRGYISVKLRQEDRSFTTNNLMPLIRVAEMYYIAAENYIETDLPKAIEYLNTVRRSRGIQVDIPAIADKATVVAELQKEYRKDFLMEGQLFFYYKRLNLSTFPGFPANRVANDQVYVLPYPNSELEAGNRVQ; this is translated from the coding sequence ATGAAGACTTTACAATATATGGTTGCCGGACTGCTGTTACTGGCCAGTGCTTCTTCCTGTAAGAAGGGATGGCTGGATGTAACGCCCAGTAACCAGATCAAAGCAGAAGACCAGTTCAATTCCGAAGCTGGCTTCAAAGATGCCCTGATGGGTGTATATATAGGAATGACCGCCTCTGAACTGTATGGGCGGGATATGTCCTGGAATTTGCCGGACCTGATGGCGCAGCAATACAACGCCCTGCAGGAAGGCTCCCGGGATTATGATATCCAGCTCTACAATTACCGCACTATCCGTTCCATCCCCAAGGTGGAGGCTTTCTGGAACAAGACCTATAACCTTATTGCCAATACCAATAGCGCACTGGAATATATTGACAAGAATAGATCAGTGCTGAACCCGGTCAGCTATTCCATCATCAAGGGTGAATTGCTGGGACTGCGTGCATTCCTGCATTTTGACCTCCTGCGCCTTTTCGGTTACGGCAACCTGGCCAACAGGCCTGAGCTGTCCGGTAAACAGGCTATTCCTTATGTAACTGTGCTGTCCAAGGATATGACGGCCCAGCGTTCTTTCCCTGAAACTTTTGCCCTGCTGCAAAAGGATATCAACGAAGCTATTGAGCTGCTGAAAGAAGATCCCATCACCGGTAACCATGCCAGCAGCTATTATGCTGTGGTGAACCGCGATGGTTTTTACAACAACCGTCAGCAAAGGATGAACTACTATGCTGTGAAAGCCCTGCAGGCCAGAGCTTATCTCTGGCAGGGTGGGGCCGCTAACCTGGCTGCCGCCGCAGCAGTGGCTGAAGAAGTGATCAGCCAGTCGCCCGCGGAACTGATCAGCGTGGACAATTCCCCTTCAACGGACAAGTTCTTCCAGCCCGAGCATCTTTTCACACTGAATGTAAGCGCCTTTATCAATATCATCAATCCTTCGCTGGTGGCGGTACTGGCTACAGATGTGAACGCCCTGTTCCTGCAGACCGCTACGGCTGAAAGTCTTTATGAGGCCAATACGGCGGGCATTGGTAATGTGGACAAGCGCTTTAATACCATGCTGTCTTCCCAGCCCAGAGGCTATATCAGCGTGAAGCTGCGGCAGGAAGACCGCTCCTTTACTACCAATAACCTGATGCCCCTGATCCGCGTAGCCGAGATGTACTATATCGCTGCGGAGAACTACATTGAAACGGATCTGCCTAAAGCCATTGAATACCTCAATACGGTAAGGCGCAGCCGTGGTATCCAGGTAGATATCCCGGCCATTGCGGACAAGGCCACAGTAGTGGCTGAGCTGCAAAAAGAATACAGGAAGGATTTCCTGATGGAAGGCCAGCTGTTCTTCTATTACAAACGCCTGAACCTGTCCACCTTCCCGGGTTTCCCCGCCAACAGGGTGGCTAACGACCAGGTATATGTGCTTCCTTATCCCAACAGCGAGCTGGAAGCAGGTAACAGAGTTCAATAA
- a CDS encoding DUF4843 domain-containing protein: MSRILFITLCSLLLVHCSKDEIGSFEADPAINFTSTRIDYTFLGNPSNEYVQEIAVRIIGDTVSHDREFSVEVVADTATTATSSQYEILGGSIPAGSFTGTLRIKLLNSPELSTTTASLKVKLITAKDFRAGNIETSTFTVAWTNKIILPSWSIFRLYFTTAASTKAYSLIVQITGLKTLTASQHAQLSVAGATAQAYKFGDYVKQWNLDHPNDHLKHDDGTLAGQEIVPLYYSRSKYPN; the protein is encoded by the coding sequence ATGTCAAGAATATTATTCATTACCCTCTGCTCCCTGCTGCTGGTGCATTGCAGCAAGGATGAGATCGGTTCCTTCGAGGCAGATCCGGCCATAAATTTTACCAGTACAAGGATCGACTATACCTTCCTCGGTAATCCTTCCAATGAATATGTGCAGGAAATAGCTGTGCGGATCATTGGAGATACCGTAAGTCATGACAGGGAATTTTCAGTGGAAGTAGTGGCGGATACTGCCACTACAGCTACCAGCAGCCAGTACGAAATACTGGGAGGCAGCATCCCGGCAGGTTCCTTTACAGGAACGCTGCGGATCAAACTGCTTAACTCGCCGGAACTGTCCACCACAACAGCTTCCCTGAAAGTGAAGCTGATCACTGCCAAAGATTTCAGGGCGGGAAATATTGAGACCAGCACTTTTACAGTGGCCTGGACCAACAAGATCATCCTGCCCAGCTGGTCTATTTTCAGGCTGTATTTCACCACGGCGGCCAGCACAAAGGCCTATAGCCTGATTGTACAGATCACCGGTCTGAAAACGCTGACGGCTTCTCAGCATGCCCAGCTCAGTGTAGCGGGTGCTACCGCCCAGGCGTATAAATTCGGGGACTATGTTAAACAATGGAACCTGGACCATCCCAATGACCATCTGAAACATGATGATGGCACGCTGGCCGGTCAGGAAATAGTACCCCTTTATTATTCCCGTTCTAAATACCCCAACTAA